In Deltaproteobacteria bacterium, the sequence AGATCGGCGCGGTGTACTTCGACGACGAGGTGATCTTCGAGACCGGCTCGTTCACGCCGGTGCTATTGCAGCTCCTGTCCGATCTGTACGGCCCGGAATTGTCGACCAACGTCCTCCGGGCCGAGAACAAGAATATCCGCCGCAGCGGGGCGCTGGCGCTTGGCGCGACCAAGGATGGCGCGGTCGCGGATTCGCTGCTGCGCCTGTTCCACGACAAGGAACCGATCGTGAAGGAAGCCGCCGTCGCCGCGCTGGTGATGGTGGGGCAGCCGGCGGTCGCGCCGCTCAAGGAAGCGCTCAAGGACAAGGATATGGTCGTTCGCCGTCGCGCGGCGGTCGCGCTCATCCAGATCGGCGATCCGGGTTCGATGGAGACGTGGATCGACGCCCTGCGCGACGAGGACCCGGCCGTGAAGAAGTCCGCGGCCGAAGCCCTCGTGAAGGCGGGGCCGGCGGTGGTCGATCAGCTCATCGCGAGTCTCGGCGACAAGAACAAGTATTTCCGCCGCGACGTGGCGAGCGTGCTGGGTGGCATCAAGGACCCGAAGGCGCTCGCGCCGCTCATGGCGCAGTGGAAGGATATCGATTTCAATCTGGCCAAGGACGCCGCCGACGCCGTGGCCAACTACGGCGACGCGTGCATTCCGGCCGTGACGGCCGCCGCGAAGGACAAAAGCGCGCCGATGCGCAAGTATGCCGTGTACACGCTCGGTGTCATGAAGCACGCGCCGTCGCTCGACCTCATGCTCTCCCTCGCGAAGGACAAGGACATCGAGGTGCGTGCGTCCGCGATCACCGCGCTGGCGACGCTCGGTGACCCGAAGGGCATCGCGGTGGTGAAAGAAGCCGTGAAGGATAAGGCGCCCCTCGTCGCTCACACCGCCGAGGACGCCCTGGCGAAGCTTCCTCCGGCGCCCGCCGCCGCTCCGGCCAAGTGAGCGGCCGCGCGAAACGCCCGCCCATCATCAACGAACAAAGCCGGCCGCGTGGCCGGCTTTGATTTTTTCGGATTGGAGATCGGTTACTGCCGGCGCCAGGCCGCCACGATGACGTTGTTGGCGCACTGGATCTTGATGTCGCCGTAGATATGCACGCCGGGGTTGTTGTGACATTTGAGTTGCAGCGACGCGATCGGTCCCGCCACCGCAGTCACCACCCACTCGCCCGACACGCTCGGTCCGGTCGGCGCGGCTTCTTTCTTGGCGATGGGCGCCACCGCGACCGGTGGGGGCCCGGAGCTTTTCGCGCGCCCGCCGCCGCCGCCGATGGAACCGACCTGAATGCCGCCGCCACCGCCGCCGCCGCCGCCGCCACCACGGCCGGTGCCGACGCCGCCGAGGAACACGTTGGCCACGTCGGGGCCGTCGCCGGTGCCCGAGCCCTTGCCCGATCCTCGACCGCCGCCCAGGCCGCTGCCGATGTTGACGGAGATCGATCCTTCGCCGGAGGAACTGATGCCGATGCCGCCTTTGCGCCCGGAACCGATGGCGATCATTTTCGCCTCGGGACCGTCCGCTCCCGCCCCCGCGCCCTTACGTCCGGTGTTCAGGTTGGCAATCATCGGTTCGTTGCTGTTGGAAGTGAGGCTTCGGTCCATTTTGCCGATGCTCACGATTTCCGTGGTCGGCTTTTCCCGCGTCGTGTTGAACACCGCGATCGGTTTGATTTCCGGCGGTTTTTCCTTAACGACTTCCTTGATCGACTTTTCTTCTTCCGGTGGAGGCGTCGCCTCGTTCAATTTGCGCGTGAGTTCCTTGAGTTTCTTCTCATCGGGCGTCGGCTGCGGAGGCTTCTCGTTGATGATGACCTGAACGATATAAGACTCTGTAACGGAGTGCTGGCCGAAACTGGTCAGCGCGGCCCACGCGACGCCGTGGAGGACCACGGAGCCGATGAGGGCTGCCTGGAAGAATCGCGTTCTCCGCGGAGGTTTGACATCGACGATCATCGAACCACCACTCCCCTAACCGCCCGTTTCGGGCCGATCCCTATCTTAGACCGCTTGGCGATCCGGAGCAACGAGTACCTTCGGCTCCGCCGCCCTACGTATCAGACCTGGCCGGGCTTCGCGTCGTCAGGCTGGACGTTGATCGCGAATCGCTTGCAGCCGAGTCGCCGAACCAGATCGACGATTTCGACGACCTTGCCGTGCATGACCTCCTTGTCCGCGGAAATCACCGCCTGGACGTCGGGGTCGTTTTTGAGCCGCTCCGAGAGCGCCGCCCACAGGGCCGCCTGATCGACCTCGTCGCCGTCCAGGTAGAGCTTGCCGTCCTTGGTTAGGACAACGGCGAAGTTCTCGGGTTCCGAGGGTTCTCCCGACGCCGCCTTGGGCAGTTCCACCTTGATCTGAGGCTCGACGATGAACGTCGCCGTGACCATGAAGATGATCAGCAGCACGAGGACGATGTCCACGAGCGGCGTCACGTTGATCGCGGTAATGGGTTCGTCTTCGTTTCCGGCTGCCGCGCCCATGTGTCAATCCTGTCCTTGCGTGCGTTTCGTCGATCGTGATCGCGTGCCGTCGGTCTTCAGGCCTGGGCCTGGGTGTACATCTTGTCCATCTTGTGCGCGCCGCTCTGATCGTCCTGCGGAACGCGTTTGGCGAACGCCATGACGATGTTGTGCGCCGAAATGGCGTCGTCCACGAGACCCTTGCCGCGCGCCTTGAAGTAGTTGAAAGCGACGACCGCGGGGATGGCGACCGCGAGACCGACCGCAGTGGCGATGAGCGCCTCGGAGATACCGGCCATGACCGTCTGAGGACCCTGCATGGTCGCCATGGCAAGGTCGTGGAACGCCTTGATGATGCCCATGACCGTTCCGAGCAGCCCGATGAAGGGGGCGTTGTTGCCGATCGTGCCGAGGATGATGAGCCGCTTGTCCAGACGGTTGCGCTCGATCACCGTGCGCCCGTCCATGAGTTCCGCCATCACGAACGGACCTTCGTGGAAGTTGAGCAGTCCTTCGCGCACGACGGCGGCCTTGATGCCGCGAACGCCATCCACGAGACGCAGCGCCGCTTTCACGTCGCCCTTGTCGAGGAGTTTCACGAGTTCGGCCTTGAAGCCCTCGCCCAGCGGATTTTCGCGGTGATACTGGATGTACTTCTCGATCGCGATCGCGAGCGACAGCACGCTCAGGAAAATCAGAATGTAGAGAATCGTGGTGTGCGACTGCATCGCGACGCCCATGAGCGCCTTTTCCATCGAGCTTCCACCCGGCGTCACGGCCACGGGGGCGACCGCGCTCGCGGCGGGGGTCGCGGCGGCGGCCACGGCGGCGGCGGCACCAGCGACAGCTTCGGCGGCACCGTCCGTCTGCGTCACAATCCACTGCGTGATCTGAGCGATATGCATGGGGACCCGACTCCTCGATGCGGTGGGGGCGATGATTTGACGTCCCCGAGGTTTTTCGTCTTCTCTGAAACAATGACAATCGGTTCGACCACGAACCGATCGGCGTTCTCGCTCCATGCGGCGCCTCGCGCGGCCATTCGTCCCGGCGCGGGGTCGCGGACTCCGATATTGTGTTTGTGCGCGTGCCGGGCGGGATGACGTCGTCCGTCGGCGAAAACACCGACTATCGTGTTCGCGAACGGGACGAACCTCCCCCTTCGGCCCACGCAAACTAATGGAAGAGACCGAACGCGTCAAGGGCCGTCGGGCGAAAATGACTGCATGGCAATTCGTGGTCAGATGTAGGTTTTTTGTGTGTCTTTTTCAGGACCTGCGTGACTTTTCCACGACCCGCGCGGCTTCGCGACCGCTATTCGGGGGCTTCGATTCCGTGATCGGCGAAGTACTCCTTGAGCTTCTTCAGGATCCGCGCCTCGATCTGTCGGACGCGCTCGCGCGTGACGCCGAACTGGTCCCCGATCTCCTGCAGGGTGGCCGGCGGATCGGCGATCATCCGTCGCCGGTAAATCTCCAGCTCTTTGTCCTTGAGCGTGGACTCGAAACCCCGAAGTGCCCGGTCGTAGATGTCTTCCATCTGGGCTCGTGAGATCCGCTCGTCCTGCAACAAATCCGGGGACGCCGTCTGGTCGCCCACGGTCGTGGACGTGTCGTCCGAGAGCGGCATGTCGAAGCTGATCTCCGGCCGCGACATGCGCGAGTCCATGTCGATCACGTCGCGCTCGCTCACGTCCAGTCGCTCCGCGAGCAGCTTGGTCGTCGGCACGAACCCCTGCGCTTCGAGTCGCTCTTTTTCTTTCTGGAGGCTGTAAAAAAGTTTGCGCTGCGCCTGCGTCGTCCCGATCTTGACCATGCGCCAGTTGTTCAGAATGAACCGCAGGATGTACGCCTTGATCCACCATGCCGCATAACTGGAGAGCTTGACGCCCCTGAATGGGTCGAACTTCGCGACCGCCTGCATCAGCCCGATATTGCCTTCCTGAATCAGGTCCATGACGTTGATGAAGGCGCGCTGAAAATCCATCGCGATCTTGACGACAAGGCGCAGGTTGCTCGTGATGAGCCGCGCGGCGGTCTCGGGATCGCCCGTTTGCCGATAGTGAACGGCGAGTTCGTATTCCTCGTCGCGCGTGAGCAGGGGATAACGCATGACCTCCGAGAGGTAGAGTGACAGCGCGCCGACCGGAACGACCGCCGTCGACCGGTCCGACTCGGTGCGTTCGGGCAGTTCCAGCGGGGCGGGCAATTCGGGTTCGTCGTCCTCATCGCCGAGGAGCACCACCGCGTCGTCGAAATCGTCTTCGCGTTCGTCCATGGTCCCCACGCGTTGGAACTTGACCTTCCGGGCGACCGACGATGCCGAAGTGGCCGCCTTTCGGGGTTCATGAATGTAATGCACGTTTGCCGCGATGTCACGATCCGCAATCAAGTTTCGCCGAGTCAGCGCGTCGCGAGCGCCCGGAAAGCCGGCGTGAGGGCGCCATGGAGCGACGTATAAGTGTCATGAAGATCGCGATACGCCGCGCGCCAGGAGTCCTCAGGTCCGTTCGTCTGCGTGGTCCTCACCGTTCGGTCGCAAGCCATGCCGACATCCTCGAAAACCCCCGCTCCGACTCCCGCGAGCAACGCCGCGCCGAACGACGCGCCGTGATGCGCCGCGAGCGTCACGACCGGCACGCCGAACTGCGTCGCGAGGATTTGCCGCCACAACGGTGAACGAGCCCCTCCGCCCGACACGCGGACGCTTGCGGTTGCGACACCCGCTCCACGAACGAGTTCCAGCCCATCGAGCAGACCGAATCCGACCCCTTCGAGCACGGCGCGCGTCAGGTGCGCCCGCGTGTGGCGCGCGGTGAGCCCGACGAACGCCCCGCGCGCGAGCGGGTCGGGATGCGGTGTGCGCTCGCCCGTCAGGTACGGAAGGAAGAGCAACCCGTCGGCGCCCGGCGGCACCTGCGCGGCTTCGGCGACCAGATCGTCATACGGATCGCGCCCCGCCGCGCGCGAGGTCGCAGCAAACTCGGCGCACAGCGCGTCGCGATACCACCGCAGGCTCCCGCCCGCCGAGAGCATCACGCCCATGACGTGCCACATGCCGGGAACCGCGTGGCAGAAGGCATGCAACCGCCCCTGCCCTTCGATGCGCGGCGCGGCGGTCGGCGCGAAGACGACGCCCGACGTGCCGATCGTCACGCACACGTCGCCCTCGTGCGCCAGCCCCGCTCCGATCGCCTGTGCGGCCTGATCTCCCGCGCCCGCCACCACGGGCGTTCCCGCGAGGAGCCCGGTCATGCGCGCGGCCTCGGACGTCACGGCGCCGATCACTTCGCACGACTCGGCGCAGTCCGGCGCGAGGGCCGGGTCGAGATCGAGATCGGCGAACATCTCGTCGCTCCAGACGCGTTTCGTCACGTCGAAGAGTGCCGTGCCGGATGCGTCGGAGACGTCCGCGGCGCGCATGCCTGTGAGCCGGTCGCGCACGTCGTCCTTGGGCAGCGCGAACGACGCCGCGCGCCGCCACACGTCGGGTTCGTGGTCGCGCACCCAGAGCATCTTGGGCGCGGTGAAGCCGGGCAGCATGGCGTTGCCCGTTCGCGCGAGCAGCGTGTCGAGCCCGAGCCGCGCGGTCACGGCGTCACATTGCGGCCCCGTGCGCTGGTCGTTCCACAGGATGGCGGGACGAAGAAGCTCGCCGTGCGCATCGCGCAGGACGAGGCCGTGCATCTGCCCCGCGAGACCAACGCCCGCGATGCGACCGGGCCTCGTGCCGGTGCGTTCGATCACCTCGCGCACACCCGCGAACGCCGCGCGCGCCCAGTCGTCGGGACTCTGCTCGGACCAGAGCGGCTGCGGGGAGTACGACGGATATTCGCGCACCGACTCGGCGACGACGTCGCCCGTCTCGTCCACCAGCACGACCTTTGCGCCCGAGGTGCCGATGTCGATGCCGATGAGCAGCGTGCCGGACAACTCGCACCCCGGTGAAGTCATCAGGCGTTCCGATGGAGTTCGGGCAGCGGACCGAGGCGATCGGGGTGCGCGGCGCGGGCGCGGATGAGATAAGCTTCGAGCCAGCCGCGCGCGCGATCGGGATGGTCGGTCGCAAAGAGGATCGCTTCGTGATCGAGACCGTTCACGCGGTCGTTCGCCGCGCGGATCGCATCCATGGAGTTTCGCACGGCACTCTCGGCGCTCATGCGCTCGGGGTTGATGTCGATGCCGAACCACCCTCGGTAACCGTGCATCTTGAGCACGTAGAGCGCGGCCTCGAACTGTTCGGGCGATACGACGCCGACGTTCAGGTCCTGGTCGTAGTTGCCCAGCGGTTGCGAGTTCAGGTGCACGTGCGCGAGTCGGCCGTACTCGAGGACGAGGCTGAAGCTGTACGCGAGATCTTCGTGAGCCATCTGCATGTGGCCGATCTCGGGATTCATCGCCACCATCGCGTGGCCGTCGGCGAGACGCGCGCGGTGATCGGCGTGGCCGAGCAGCGACTCGGTCTTCATGCCCAGCAGCACGCCCTCGGCGGTGGTGCCGTAGATCTGATGCCCGCGCGGCTCATAGGGCTTGGGCTCGAACGCCACGCGCACGCCGGGGACCGCGTCCAGCGCCTCGGCGAGGCCGTAGGCGAAACGGTCGCGCATCGCGATGAAATCCTGCCCGAAGGGATTTTCGTAGCCGTCGATGCCGGCCCACACGATCATGAAATCGGTGTCGAGCTCCTTGTTGAAACGCAGCGCCTGCGCGGTGCGCTCGATCGCCTTTTTTCTCACATCCGGAATGGGCGACGAGAGCGAGCCGAACTCGAAATCGGAGTCGTAAAACAGGAGCGGGATGACCGTGACGATGCGCACGCCGGTGTCGCGCGAAAACGCGCGCCACAGGTCGAGGTTGGCCTCGTTGATCTCGTTCGGGTAGTGCGCCTCGATCCCGCCAAGGCCGTACGGGACCAGCCTCGCCGCGATCTCCAGACGCTGCTCGATCGAAAGATGCGCGCCGTAGGCGTCGTGAAAGCGCGACGACATCGGCGACAGAAACCAGACGCCGACTGAAAACCGCAGGTCGAGTTCGAACGCGCGCATGTGTGCGACGAGGTCTTCGCGGCTTCGGCGACACGTCTGGTTGCGCAGATCGACAAACGGCATGGCGTGCTCCTCTCACTCGCGGCGAATCGGTTCGCGAGGGCGTTTCAGAATCGCTTTGGATCGATCCTGTAAAAACGGCATGTGGCACAGCCGCCCCCGCCTGTGCGGGAGAAATGCACAGCCGGGGGCGGCTGTGCCACATGTTCAAATCGGATCCCGAATGACTTCTACGTGCGTCCGCACGCGGCGCGCAGCGCGATCGACACCTTCGACGACGGCGCATGGCCGAGCGCGTCGCAAATCGCCCACCCGGCGCGCGCGAGCGCGTCGAGGTCGACATGGGTCGCGATCCCGAGTCCGTTCATCAGATATACCACATCCTCGGTGGCGACGTTGCCGCCCGCGCCGGGCGCGTAGGGGCAACCGCCCAAACCCGCGACGGCGGCGTCGACCACGGTCACGCCGAAACGCAGGGCCTCGCAGATGTTTGCGAGCGCCTGCCCCCAGGTATCGTGGAAGTGCACGGCGACGCGCTCGACGAGCACGCGCGCGAGGACCGCTTCGAGCATGCGCGCGACGCTCGCCGGTGTGCCGACGCCGATCGTGTCGCCGAGCGAGATTTCTTCGCAGCCCAGATCGATCAGGCGCGCGGCGACGTCGGCCACGCGTGCGGGATCGACCGGGCCCTCATAGGGGCAGCCGACGACCGTGGAGAGGTACCCGCGTACGCGCACGCCCATCTCGAGCGCCTCGGGCACAAACGCCGCGAATCGATCGAGGCTCTCGTCGATGGAGCAATTGGTGTTCCTGCGGCAGAAACTCTCCGACGCCGCGGTGAAGATCGCGATGTGATCGACCCCGGCCTCGCGTGCATCGGCCCAGCCGCGTTCGTTGGGCACCAGCACGGGGTACGACACGCCGCTCGAGCGGTCGAGCGCGGCGAGCACCTGGGGCGTCCCCGCCATCTGCGGCACCCATCTGGGCGAAACGAAGCTGCCCGCCTCGATCTCCCGCAGCCCCGCATCCGCGAGCGCGCGGATCAGTTCTACGCGCGTCTCGACGGAAACCGGATTCGGCTCGTTCTGCAACCCGTCGCGCGGGCCGACCTCGACGATGCGCACGCGCGACGGCCACGGGTTCATTCGTTCGCCTCCGCGACGAGATCGACGAGCACGGCGTCCTCGTGCACCTGATCGCCCTCGGCGAAAAACACCTCGCGCACGACGCCCGACGCGTTCGAGCGTACCGTGTGTTCCATCTTCATCGCCTCGACGACGATGAGCGCGTCGCCGCGCTCCACCGCGTCGCCGGCGCGCACGAAGACCTTTTGCACGCGCCCCGGCATGGGCGAGACGATCCGCTCGCCGCCGCGCTCCGAATCGACTTCGACGTCGAGCAGATCGGACAGCAGCAGCCGGTGCGTGGAACTTGCCGTGATGACCGTGATCTCGTGGCCGTTCTGGACCACCGTGGCGCTCATGCGCGCGCCGCCCAGATCCGCGAGCAGGTCGCCGGAGGCGTCGAATTCGCCCGAAATGGCCAGCGACTCCTCGCCGAAATGCGCGACGAATCCCGACTCGACGAAACGGATCATCACCGCGACCTCGCGGCCCCAATCCCAAAAACGCAGCGTGTGTTCGTAATGTTCGTTGAGCCGCCAGCCGGTCGTCAGGTGCCACGGCGACCAGGGATCGCCGCTTTGCGCGGCGGCCTCGGCCGCGGCCTGCTCGCGACGCAGCAAGACAAATAGCGAGGCGAGCGCGAGCACGATGTTCGACGCGGGCTGCGTGGTGGGGAGCAACTCATCGCGGTGCGCGTCGATGAACGCGGTGTGCACGCGGCCCTCGCGAAACGCGGGGTGCGCGGCGAGCGCCGACAGAAAGGTCAGATTGGTCGTCACTCCGGCGATGCGGTAGTCCGCGAGGGCACGGCGCAGACGGCGCAGGGCCGAGCGCCGGTCGGCGTCCCAGACGATGAGCTTGGCGATCATGGGGTCGTAGTAAACGTCCACGCGGTCGCCTTCGCGCACGCCGGTGTCGACGCGCACGTGGGCGTTTTGCGCGGGCAGGCGGCAGTGGCGCAGTTCGCCGATCGACGGCAGGAATTCGTTGCGCGGGTCCTCGGCGTATACGCGCACCTCGATCGCGTGCCCGCGCTGAGCGATCTGGGCCTGCGCGACGGGCAACGGCTCGCCCGCGGCGACGCGGAGCTGCCACTCGACGAGATCGTACCCCGTCACCATTTCGGTGACGGGATGCTCGACCTGAAGCCGCGTGTTCATTTCGAGAAAATAAAAGTCGCCGCCGGCGTCGAGCATAAACTCGACCGTCCCCGCGCCGACGTAATCCACTGCGCGCGCAGCCGCCACCGCGGCGCTCGCGAGTTTGGCGCGAAGCTCCGGCGCGAGCCCCGGCGCGGGCGATTCCTCGATCACCTTTTGATGGCGTCGCTGCACGGAGCAGTCGCGCTCGAAGAGATGGACGACGTTGCCGTGCCGGTCGCCGAAGACCTGGATCTCGACGTGACGGCCCTCGGTGATGTAGCGCTCGAGCAGCACGCGGTCGTCGCCGAACGCGGAGGCCGCCTCGCGCCGGGCCGAATCGAGCGCCGCCGCGAAATCCTCCGCGCGATGCACGATACGCATGCCCTTGCCGCCGCCGCCCGCCGTTGCCTTGATCATCAGCGGATAGCCGACGGCCTCGGCGTGGCCCGCGAGCTCGCCGCCTTCCGTCGCGTCGCCGTGCCAGCCCGGCACGACCGGCACGCCCGCGCGTTCCATGAGCGCGCGCGCTTCGGATTTCGACGCCATCGCGCGGATCGCGGGGACGTCCGGCCCCACGAACGCAAACCCCGCGGCGACGCACGCCTCGGCGAATTCGGCGTTTTCGGCGAGGAAGCCGAAACCCGGATGAATCGCCTGCGCGCCCGCCCGCCGGGCCGCGTCGACCAATCGGTCGATGCGCAGGTAGCTGTCGCGCGGTTCCGGGCCGCCGATCGCGAACGCGTCGTCAGCTTGCTCGACGAAGGCGGCGTGGGCGTCCGCCGACGAATACACGGCGACCGTGCGCACCCCAAGTCGGCGGCAGGTGCGGATGATGCGGCAGGCGATCTCGCCGCGATTGGCGATGAGGACCGCGTCAAACATGTTTGCGCCAGGCGGGTTCCCGTTTTTCGAGAAACGCCTTCATGCCCTCCTGCGCCTCCACCGAGCCGCGAAGGTCGGCGATGAGTCCCGCGAGTTCCTCGCGCAGCGCCGGGTCGATCGGCGCATTCGCGACGCGCTCCACGAGTCGTTTGCCGAGGTTCTGCGCCACGGGGCCGCCGGCCGCCAGCGTGGCGGCAAGCCGGTCACGGCGCGCGGCGAGATCGCCCGGCTCGCACACCTCGTGCACGAATCCGAGGCGCAGTGCCTCGGCCGCGTCGATGCGCTCCCCCGTCTGGAAGTAGCGCTTCGCGGCGCGCCGACCGATCGCGGCGACGATGTACGGGCTCACCACGGCGGGGATCAGGCCGAGATTCACCTCCGAGAGCGCGAAGACGGCGGCCCCAGACGCGATGGCGATGTCGCAGCAGGCCACGAGACCCGCCCCGCCGCCGATCGCCGCGCCGTTCACGAGGGCCGTCACGGGCTTCGGAAACTCGTAGATCGTATGCATGAGGCGCGACAGCTTCATCGCATCGGCGTGGTTTTCCTCGCGCGTGTACGACGCCATGCGTCGCATCCAGTTGAGGTCCGCACCCGCCGAAAAATGCTTTCCCGCGCCCGTCAGAAAAACCGCGCGCACGTTCGCGTCGCCGGCCGCCGTGTCGAACGCGTCGATCATCCGCGCGATCAGTTCGTCGTTGAACGCGTTCCTCACCTCGGGCCGGTTCATGGTGAATGTCGCGATGCCGCGCGCATCGGTTTCGGTCAGCAGTATCTCGCCGTTCGTCATGCTCGCCTCACATGCGGAAGATGCCGAAATCCGTCGGCTCGACGGGCGCGTTGAGCGACGCCGAAATGCCCAGCGCCAGAATCATGCGCGTGTCTCCGGGATCGATGATGCCGTCGTCCCACAGGCGTGCGGTCGAGTAATACGGATGGCCCTGCGTCTCGTATTGGGCGCGGATCTCGGCGCGGAATCGCTCCTCGTCGTCCGCCGGCCACGATTCCCCGCGCTCTTCGAGTCCGTCGCGCCGGATGCGCGCGAGCACGCCGGCCGCCTGTTCGCCTCCCATCACGCTGATGCGCGAGTTGGGCCACATCCACAGAAACCTCGGCGAATACGCCCGCCCGCACATGCCGTAGTTGCCCGCGCCGAAGCTGCCGCCGATGACGACGGTGAATTTCGGCACCCGCGCGCACGCCACCGCCGTGACGAGCTTCGCGCCGTCCTTGGCGATGCCGCCGGTTTCGTATTTGCGCCCGACCATGAAGCCCGTGATGTTCTGGAGGAACACGATCGGCACCCCGCGCGCGCAGCACAGCTCAACAAAATGCGCGCCTTTCTGCGCCGATTCGGAGAAGAGAATTCCGTTGTTTGCGACGATGCCGACGGGATACCCGTGGATCGCGGCGAAACCCGTGACGAGCGTCGTGCCGTATCGGCGCTTGAACTCGTCGAACTCGCCCGCATCGACGATGCGCGCGATCACTTCGCGCACGTCGTAGGGCACGCGGGGATCAGCGGGGATCACGCCGTAGAGTTCCTCGGGATCGTGGAGCGGCGGGCGCGGGGCACGCACGGCGAGCGGAATCGACTTGCGACGATTGAGATTGGCGACGATCCGGCGGGCGATGGCGAGGGCGTGCGCGTCGTTTTCGGCGAAGTGATCGGCGACACCCGACACGCGCGTGTGAACATCCGCGCCGCCCAGTTCCTCGGCCGTGACGACCTCGCCCGTGGCGGCCTTCACGAGCGGCGGCCCGCCGAGAAAGATCGTGCCCTGCTCGCGCACGATGACCGTTTCGTCGGACATCGCCGGGACGTACGCGCCGCCCGCCGTGCTCGAGCCCATCACGACCGCGATTTGCGGAATCCCCGCCGCGGACATGTTCGCCTGATTGAAGAAGATCCGACCGAAGTGATCGCGGTCGGGGAAGACCTCGTCCTGACGCGGCAGGTTCGCGCCGCCGGAATCGACGAGATAGATGCACGGCAAGCGATTTTGCGCGGCGATCTCCTGCGCGCGCAGGTGCTTTTTGACCGACAGCGGGTAGTAGCTGCCGCCCTTCACCGTGGCGTCGTTGACCAGGATCATGCACTCGACGCCGCTCACGCGCCCGATTCCCGCCACGATGCCCGCGCAGGGGACATCCTCGTCGTACACGCCGTGCGCGGCGAGCTGCCCGAGCTCCAGAAACGGCGAGCCCACGTCGAGCAACACGCGGACGCGTTC encodes:
- a CDS encoding HEAT repeat domain-containing protein; this translates as MKLRVRASGVAVLVVLAMASVLPWIATGCSDEDLPVEKPTDEQVQAFRAAKSVKIKIDDKSKGPAKDKLKFEATAKEILDQVGLQPRTGMEVGGDAALTVKAKGEPKDGKSMVRGTITLKAGNAPPISRSFHGETLKPHLNKYYAKIGAVYFDDEVIFETGSFTPVLLQLLSDLYGPELSTNVLRAENKNIRRSGALALGATKDGAVADSLLRLFHDKEPIVKEAAVAALVMVGQPAVAPLKEALKDKDMVVRRRAAVALIQIGDPGSMETWIDALRDEDPAVKKSAAEALVKAGPAVVDQLIASLGDKNKYFRRDVASVLGGIKDPKALAPLMAQWKDIDFNLAKDAADAVANYGDACIPAVTAAAKDKSAPMRKYAVYTLGVMKHAPSLDLMLSLAKDKDIEVRASAITALATLGDPKGIAVVKEAVKDKAPLVAHTAEDALAKLPPAPAAAPAK
- a CDS encoding biopolymer transporter ExbD, encoding MGAAAGNEDEPITAINVTPLVDIVLVLLIIFMVTATFIVEPQIKVELPKAASGEPSEPENFAVVLTKDGKLYLDGDEVDQAALWAALSERLKNDPDVQAVISADKEVMHGKVVEIVDLVRRLGCKRFAINVQPDDAKPGQV
- a CDS encoding MotA/TolQ/ExbB proton channel family protein, whose amino-acid sequence is MEKALMGVAMQSHTTILYILIFLSVLSLAIAIEKYIQYHRENPLGEGFKAELVKLLDKGDVKAALRLVDGVRGIKAAVVREGLLNFHEGPFVMAELMDGRTVIERNRLDKRLIILGTIGNNAPFIGLLGTVMGIIKAFHDLAMATMQGPQTVMAGISEALIATAVGLAVAIPAVVAFNYFKARGKGLVDDAISAHNIVMAFAKRVPQDDQSGAHKMDKMYTQAQA
- a CDS encoding RNA polymerase factor sigma-32, whose product is MDEREDDFDDAVVLLGDEDDEPELPAPLELPERTESDRSTAVVPVGALSLYLSEVMRYPLLTRDEEYELAVHYRQTGDPETAARLITSNLRLVVKIAMDFQRAFINVMDLIQEGNIGLMQAVAKFDPFRGVKLSSYAAWWIKAYILRFILNNWRMVKIGTTQAQRKLFYSLQKEKERLEAQGFVPTTKLLAERLDVSERDVIDMDSRMSRPEISFDMPLSDDTSTTVGDQTASPDLLQDERISRAQMEDIYDRALRGFESTLKDKELEIYRRRMIADPPATLQEIGDQFGVTRERVRQIEARILKKLKEYFADHGIEAPE
- the xylB gene encoding xylulokinase, which encodes MTSPGCELSGTLLIGIDIGTSGAKVVLVDETGDVVAESVREYPSYSPQPLWSEQSPDDWARAAFAGVREVIERTGTRPGRIAGVGLAGQMHGLVLRDAHGELLRPAILWNDQRTGPQCDAVTARLGLDTLLARTGNAMLPGFTAPKMLWVRDHEPDVWRRAASFALPKDDVRDRLTGMRAADVSDASGTALFDVTKRVWSDEMFADLDLDPALAPDCAESCEVIGAVTSEAARMTGLLAGTPVVAGAGDQAAQAIGAGLAHEGDVCVTIGTSGVVFAPTAAPRIEGQGRLHAFCHAVPGMWHVMGVMLSAGGSLRWYRDALCAEFAATSRAAGRDPYDDLVAEAAQVPPGADGLLFLPYLTGERTPHPDPLARGAFVGLTARHTRAHLTRAVLEGVGFGLLDGLELVRGAGVATASVRVSGGGARSPLWRQILATQFGVPVVTLAAHHGASFGAALLAGVGAGVFEDVGMACDRTVRTTQTNGPEDSWRAAYRDLHDTYTSLHGALTPAFRALATR
- a CDS encoding TIM barrel protein, which produces MPFVDLRNQTCRRSREDLVAHMRAFELDLRFSVGVWFLSPMSSRFHDAYGAHLSIEQRLEIAARLVPYGLGGIEAHYPNEINEANLDLWRAFSRDTGVRIVTVIPLLFYDSDFEFGSLSSPIPDVRKKAIERTAQALRFNKELDTDFMIVWAGIDGYENPFGQDFIAMRDRFAYGLAEALDAVPGVRVAFEPKPYEPRGHQIYGTTAEGVLLGMKTESLLGHADHRARLADGHAMVAMNPEIGHMQMAHEDLAYSFSLVLEYGRLAHVHLNSQPLGNYDQDLNVGVVSPEQFEAALYVLKMHGYRGWFGIDINPERMSAESAVRNSMDAIRAANDRVNGLDHEAILFATDHPDRARGWLEAYLIRARAAHPDRLGPLPELHRNA
- a CDS encoding hydroxymethylglutaryl-CoA lyase; translation: MNPWPSRVRIVEVGPRDGLQNEPNPVSVETRVELIRALADAGLREIEAGSFVSPRWVPQMAGTPQVLAALDRSSGVSYPVLVPNERGWADAREAGVDHIAIFTAASESFCRRNTNCSIDESLDRFAAFVPEALEMGVRVRGYLSTVVGCPYEGPVDPARVADVAARLIDLGCEEISLGDTIGVGTPASVARMLEAVLARVLVERVAVHFHDTWGQALANICEALRFGVTVVDAAVAGLGGCPYAPGAGGNVATEDVVYLMNGLGIATHVDLDALARAGWAICDALGHAPSSKVSIALRAACGRT